In one Vibrio sp. VB16 genomic region, the following are encoded:
- a CDS encoding LysR family transcriptional regulator, translated as MWLYTLTTIGKTVYEKTRKVEESIHDLALGAKEEPLLTGPLTISVPDAGVFNLTPFLKPFVDAHPEIQLKIMSSMDTSNLNRMEADIAVNNA; from the coding sequence TTGTGGTTGTACACCTTAACGACGATCGGAAAAACGGTTTATGAGAAAACACGGAAGGTGGAAGAAAGTATTCATGATTTGGCTCTAGGAGCAAAAGAAGAGCCTTTATTGACGGGACCACTTACAATCAGCGTACCAGACGCCGGTGTTTTTAACCTTACGCCATTTTTAAAGCCTTTTGTCGATGCACACCCTGAAATTCAGTTGAAAATAATGTCGAGTATGGACACAAGTAATCTTAATCGCATGGAAGCGGATATTGCCGTTAATAATGCCTAA
- a CDS encoding helix-turn-helix domain-containing protein, protein MGTVMITNKTVSKESIKGTIDRLRASREKASTTRSTTTEAIEKTDQSVQTTQRVSKNTTSVSTADRKKAANHIIKRLLFSELTEGQALKELRINVLGLKQDVYAKLVNVSRKTLSDIENDRGNYKTDILNKVFKPFGLKVGLLPSSPSMLNALLRGSDTE, encoded by the coding sequence ATGGGGACTGTTATGATCACAAACAAAACAGTATCTAAGGAATCGATTAAAGGCACAATAGATCGCCTTAGAGCCAGCCGAGAGAAAGCATCAACGACTCGCAGCACGACGACTGAAGCTATTGAAAAAACAGATCAAAGCGTTCAAACGACACAAAGAGTGTCAAAGAATACAACGTCTGTCAGTACAGCCGATCGTAAAAAAGCAGCAAACCACATAATTAAACGCTTATTGTTTAGCGAACTCACTGAAGGTCAAGCCTTAAAAGAACTGCGAATCAATGTGCTGGGGCTCAAGCAAGATGTTTACGCTAAGCTAGTGAACGTCTCACGCAAAACATTATCAGACATAGAAAATGATCGCGGTAACTACAAAACAGATATTTTGAACAAAGTCTTTAAACCTTTCGGTTTGAAAGTCGGCTTACTCCCCTCATCACCTAGTATGTTAAACGCTCTATTAAGAGGCAGTGATACAGAGTAA